A stretch of the Sulfolobus acidocaldarius SUSAZ genome encodes the following:
- a CDS encoding DNA endonuclease III — protein sequence MRRALTERVKRSLRTEEIFLILEKNKDLLSNAGWIVSDPSSPRWWDGLETIDDILVSSILVQLTRWETVREVLKKLKELGIRRIEDLASLEEIEIEELIKKVNFRRAKAKRLKNIAMLVKEIGIHRLVISPELLSNIEGIGDETKEAILLFAGNIPLFPRSEYSKRVLSRLTGIRLSKNDARLLGEYICGHDLYKIKLFHAGIVSVGKSFCSNQNPKCNSCIFKEICKYNSVKQLEIV from the coding sequence ATGAGACGAGCGCTAACAGAGAGAGTGAAGAGGTCACTGCGAACTGAAGAAATATTTCTTATACTAGAAAAAAATAAGGATTTACTTTCAAATGCGGGATGGATAGTAAGTGATCCTTCCTCTCCACGATGGTGGGACGGATTAGAGACCATAGATGATATACTAGTCTCCTCTATCTTAGTTCAATTGACTAGATGGGAAACAGTGAGGGAAGTTCTTAAAAAATTAAAAGAGCTAGGTATAAGAAGAATTGAAGACCTCGCCTCCTTGGAAGAAATTGAAATAGAAGAATTAATTAAGAAAGTTAACTTTAGGAGGGCAAAGGCTAAAAGACTAAAAAATATCGCCATGCTAGTGAAAGAAATAGGAATTCATCGCCTAGTTATTTCCCCGGAATTATTATCCAATATAGAGGGAATTGGTGACGAGACAAAGGAAGCCATACTACTGTTCGCAGGGAATATACCACTTTTTCCAAGATCGGAATACTCTAAACGAGTTTTAAGTAGACTCACTGGTATTAGATTGAGCAAAAATGATGCCAGACTCTTGGGAGAATATATTTGTGGTCATGATTTATACAAAATAAAATTATTTCACGCAGGAATAGTTTCCGTGGGAAAGTCTTTTTGCAGTAATCAAAACCCAAAATGCAACAGTTGTATATTTAAGGAGATCTGTAAATATAATTCCGTGAAACAACTTGAAATTGTATGA
- a CDS encoding succinate--CoA ligase has product MKLYEYEGKELFKAVGIPIPKGVVTDSPIKWDSKAVVKAQLLEGARGKRGLVKVTDNVEQTIAEMKKLGVQKFLVEEFIPHTRELYISALIDRDTAEPIIAASTEGGIDIESNSNVKIFHIPMERGIRSYDVYSIEKYLGVKGIEPILKGLYRLITEFDAELAEINPLAVTNDGKIIALDSKVILEDNALFRHEDLIQKLGRKPAESNYVELDGDVGIIGNGAGLTMATMDMVKIMGGNPADFFDIGGGAGRERVKEAIINIASNKKVKKIVMNIYSGITRCDEVAMGIVEALKIVKIPIYVRLVGTNEEEGRRILRENGIPVYEDARSCIGDALRS; this is encoded by the coding sequence TTGAAATTGTATGAGTATGAGGGAAAGGAGCTATTTAAGGCTGTAGGTATTCCAATACCTAAAGGAGTTGTAACGGATTCTCCTATAAAGTGGGATAGTAAAGCTGTAGTTAAGGCGCAACTACTGGAAGGAGCTAGAGGAAAAAGGGGTCTTGTTAAAGTTACTGATAACGTAGAACAGACTATTGCAGAAATGAAAAAATTGGGCGTTCAAAAGTTTCTAGTAGAAGAATTTATTCCGCACACTAGAGAGTTATATATATCAGCTCTTATTGACAGGGATACCGCTGAGCCAATTATCGCTGCTTCTACAGAAGGAGGGATCGATATAGAGAGCAATAGCAATGTTAAAATATTTCATATACCCATGGAGAGAGGCATAAGAAGTTATGACGTCTATAGTATAGAAAAATACTTAGGTGTAAAAGGGATAGAACCCATCTTAAAAGGACTTTATAGGCTTATCACCGAATTCGACGCAGAACTTGCCGAGATTAATCCATTGGCAGTAACGAATGATGGTAAAATAATAGCATTGGACTCGAAGGTCATTCTTGAGGATAACGCGCTATTTAGACATGAAGACTTAATCCAGAAATTAGGAAGAAAACCTGCAGAATCAAACTATGTGGAGCTAGATGGTGATGTTGGAATAATTGGTAATGGAGCAGGATTAACTATGGCTACAATGGACATGGTCAAAATTATGGGTGGGAATCCTGCAGACTTCTTTGACATAGGAGGTGGAGCAGGAAGAGAGAGAGTTAAGGAAGCTATTATAAACATTGCGTCTAACAAGAAAGTGAAGAAAATTGTTATGAACATATACTCTGGTATAACAAGATGTGACGAAGTAGCTATGGGAATAGTTGAAGCTTTAAAAATCGTAAAAATCCCCATTTACGTTAGATTAGTTGGGACAAATGAGGAAGAAGGGAGAAGAATTTTAAGGGAGAATGGGATACCCGTATATGAAGATGCAAGAAGTTGTATAGGTGATGCTCTACGCTCATAA
- a CDS encoding succinyl-CoA synthetase subunit alpha (Catalyzes the only substrate-level phosphorylation in the TCA cycle), with protein MLKYGTKIVAGVTPGKGGTKVNNVPVYDTVADAVKEHDTDASIIFVPAKFATDAVYEAIDNGIKLVVVITEHIPVLDMLRISKYAKLKGARIIGPNCPGLIVPDEALLGILPPRPFRKGKIGIVSRSGTLTYEISETIKHIGQSTVIGIGGDPIIGTTMDEVVQMFDQDPETEEIIVIGEIGGTMEERVAKLKKEGKIKKKMIAYIAGMTAPREKRMGHAGAVVYMGMGTFDSKINAFKSAGIPVAKTPYEILELL; from the coding sequence ATGCTAAAATACGGAACAAAAATTGTCGCTGGAGTTACTCCAGGAAAGGGAGGGACAAAAGTTAATAACGTTCCCGTCTATGATACAGTCGCTGACGCGGTTAAAGAACATGATACCGATGCAAGTATAATATTTGTCCCTGCAAAATTTGCAACTGATGCAGTATATGAAGCCATAGATAACGGTATAAAGCTCGTAGTAGTGATAACTGAGCATATACCAGTCCTTGACATGTTAAGAATATCTAAGTATGCTAAATTAAAGGGTGCCAGAATTATCGGACCAAACTGTCCTGGTTTAATAGTTCCAGATGAAGCTTTACTGGGGATATTACCGCCTAGACCCTTTAGGAAAGGAAAGATTGGAATAGTTTCTAGATCCGGTACATTGACCTACGAGATATCTGAGACCATAAAGCATATCGGACAGTCAACGGTCATAGGAATAGGGGGAGATCCAATAATAGGAACAACTATGGACGAAGTAGTTCAGATGTTTGACCAAGATCCTGAAACTGAAGAGATTATTGTAATAGGAGAAATAGGAGGTACTATGGAGGAAAGAGTTGCCAAGCTCAAGAAAGAAGGGAAAATTAAGAAGAAAATGATTGCCTATATTGCAGGAATGACCGCGCCAAGAGAGAAAAGAATGGGACATGCAGGAGCAGTAGTTTATATGGGTATGGGTACATTTGATAGTAAAATAAATGCCTTCAAGAGTGCTGGAATACCAGTTGCTAAAACACCTTACGAAATCTTAGAACTATTATAG
- a CDS encoding carbonic anhydrase, protein MMKLVISCMDRRLNRYLAENFNDSIVIRNAGANVNSLRTTLVTYKNLIDEVVLLPHTDCGAMKVVYSNIVEGKKAPSTAVEDKLIKQFTKMKFSSLSELERLNLKLQEENLRKIFSVPVRAELIDVNKISFEQSKEPFSVYVTSPGKPIDLSSGVYIISSDESEVWDSLDIAIYVMRINKIKSENQNLLDQVRNRYPSVTVEKLNNR, encoded by the coding sequence TTGATGAAACTAGTTATATCTTGTATGGATAGGAGATTAAATAGATATTTAGCAGAAAATTTCAATGATTCCATTGTCATTAGGAATGCTGGAGCTAATGTAAATTCTCTAAGGACAACTCTGGTCACGTACAAAAATCTCATTGACGAAGTCGTGCTTTTACCTCATACGGATTGTGGAGCAATGAAAGTAGTATACTCAAATATAGTCGAAGGTAAAAAAGCTCCTTCCACAGCAGTAGAAGATAAATTAATTAAACAGTTTACCAAAATGAAATTTTCTAGCCTTAGTGAACTTGAAAGGTTAAATCTAAAACTTCAGGAAGAGAATCTTAGAAAAATATTTTCAGTACCAGTTAGAGCAGAGTTGATTGACGTCAATAAAATATCCTTTGAACAGTCAAAGGAACCTTTCTCAGTATATGTCACTTCCCCGGGTAAACCTATAGATTTAAGTTCAGGCGTTTACATCATTTCCTCGGATGAGAGTGAAGTTTGGGACAGTCTAGATATTGCTATATACGTGATGAGAATTAACAAAATAAAGAGCGAGAATCAAAATCTCTTAGACCAAGTAAGAAATAGATATCCATCTGTAACTGTAGAAAAGCTAAATAACAGATAA
- a CDS encoding transporter, with protein MRKLYKLPKFLRQEALNRYVQRKSDKTVSFSFLPILAYSLPTYVLTYPSFFVNNLSNYMPYWEVFLIISLPYLSRIIGGFLYTHIKSFSIPFIILGILTILQDEISLLFIVRVLIGIIFGLTITYALDKASKSNLMTGITTAGRSIGWLLSYISYSLIHNWNEINIVSGIIITATSLLGIKELRIRHRDRDKGKEESSRKKRNPTSLTTVLLYFSAMTPGFLLQVIPSLLEKEGLVDLLLPSYVLSIFAYLLLPLVGASIGYKLTTVLISVSTLITGVLTFTIFPYTVSIFAPLSLSLTAVIPRYLVSKGEKAENLGVAQNMGSASGMVIPVLFAFNPETPEYFLSICSLIAILI; from the coding sequence ATGAGAAAACTTTACAAATTACCTAAATTTCTTAGGCAAGAGGCGTTAAATCGTTATGTTCAGAGAAAAAGTGATAAAACAGTCTCTTTTTCTTTTTTGCCCATCTTAGCCTATTCTCTTCCCACATACGTATTGACTTACCCAAGCTTTTTCGTTAATAACCTAAGCAATTACATGCCTTACTGGGAGGTATTCCTCATAATCTCTCTACCATATCTGTCAAGAATAATCGGTGGTTTCCTCTACACCCACATAAAATCATTTTCAATACCCTTCATTATACTTGGAATATTAACAATTTTACAAGACGAGATAAGCCTACTTTTTATTGTAAGGGTTCTCATAGGGATAATATTTGGACTCACCATAACCTACGCTCTAGATAAAGCCTCTAAATCAAACCTCATGACAGGAATAACGACAGCAGGAAGGAGTATAGGATGGCTATTATCCTACATATCATACTCATTAATACATAATTGGAATGAGATAAACATAGTAAGCGGAATAATAATCACAGCCACTTCTCTACTTGGGATAAAAGAATTACGTATTAGACATAGAGATAGAGACAAAGGAAAGGAAGAGAGTAGTAGAAAGAAGAGGAACCCAACAAGCTTAACCACAGTACTACTCTACTTTTCAGCAATGACCCCCGGTTTCCTATTACAAGTTATTCCTTCCCTACTGGAAAAAGAAGGGTTAGTAGACCTCCTACTCCCATCATATGTCCTTTCCATATTTGCCTACCTACTGTTACCTTTGGTAGGAGCTAGCATTGGTTATAAATTAACAACTGTACTAATATCGGTCTCAACACTGATAACTGGAGTACTTACATTTACAATATTTCCTTACACAGTTTCAATATTTGCCCCACTTTCACTAAGCCTAACAGCTGTAATACCACGATATCTTGTCAGTAAAGGCGAAAAGGCTGAGAACCTTGGTGTAGCACAGAACATGGGCTCAGCTAGTGGTATGGTAATCCCAGTGCTCTTTGCATTTAATCCAGAGACACCAGAGTACTTCTTATCAATATGCTCTTTAATAGCAATTTTAATATAG
- a CDS encoding peptide transporter — protein MQSTSILARIDKFKFLDAIIIGSLAVFSILIRIISITAFPQTVNGFDSWYLFYNALLIVKAGGNWYAVPPDVHAWFPWGYFVELGNTIGLPFLVALFSVPFYSIFGQNIVYTLTLVSPIVLDGIGVVAAFLAVESITNSRVGGYIAAAIIAFTPSLTYKNILGSLPKTSWGGVFVLFTIYFLSLAIKKKKPLYGIPSGIMIFLANITWGGYTYIDISLAIAAFLLVLFNKNDEISAKTLTVSGITAAFLTSFSPNSIGFMSEVAHGLALLIIPLFLYLDLYLRRVLPKDIVDSKNIVIGAAIILLVSLVVLGSVAFKVSLIPGRYYAIINPFFQFTVPIDKTVAEYIPQSIAAMIQDFGIGLFLSIIGIYFLLTRKQDIAGIWLVVLGAASIYGTSEQPYLFNYTIYIVAGLAGVAVAELFSRFMERKIRIAPILMLTLIGVALLADAGIAVEASYAPQELINSSTSYLTTNYAWISALDWINQNTPNNAFILSWWDYGYWIHVIGNRTVIDENNTLNDTQIKLMAQMFLNNESFAVNVLENDFHLYPYGNPNYTRPVYIVAYDAVTEYIVNNQYPVWFIGYPTNFPGTFIGYTTSLGDIAKAIGAMTTIAGYNTNSYVNTTYINETASYAAQYNSQLASIIANSLPMAWTPKTYNSLIGSMFIEAIQSLNQGPVQAPFSISLSQLLQSSSTSLYNPNALLPRVNLMYFKPVYIALFPLSATNALGGEAVVYIMVYIYQFVMPNVIIPSTISTA, from the coding sequence ATGCAAAGTACTAGTATACTGGCTAGGATTGATAAGTTTAAATTTCTTGATGCTATAATAATTGGATCTTTAGCAGTATTCTCCATACTTATACGAATTATTAGTATTACTGCATTCCCTCAAACCGTAAATGGATTCGACTCATGGTATCTCTTTTATAACGCATTATTGATTGTTAAAGCAGGAGGTAATTGGTATGCTGTGCCTCCAGATGTACATGCATGGTTCCCTTGGGGTTACTTTGTCGAGCTCGGAAATACTATAGGGCTACCATTCTTAGTTGCTTTATTTTCAGTACCTTTCTATTCAATATTTGGTCAAAACATTGTTTATACGCTAACTCTTGTATCTCCAATAGTACTTGACGGAATAGGTGTAGTAGCAGCGTTTTTAGCAGTAGAATCTATTACGAATAGTAGAGTAGGTGGATATATAGCTGCTGCAATTATAGCATTCACTCCATCATTAACCTATAAGAATATTCTCGGAAGCCTACCTAAGACGTCATGGGGAGGCGTCTTTGTGCTTTTCACAATATATTTCCTTAGTTTAGCAATCAAAAAGAAGAAACCATTGTACGGAATACCTTCAGGTATAATGATTTTCTTAGCAAACATAACTTGGGGAGGATATACATATATAGATATAAGCTTAGCTATAGCTGCATTTCTACTAGTACTATTTAATAAAAATGATGAAATATCTGCAAAAACATTAACTGTCTCAGGAATAACAGCCGCTTTTCTAACATCTTTCTCTCCTAACTCTATAGGATTCATGTCTGAAGTAGCTCACGGTCTGGCGTTACTTATAATTCCGCTATTCTTGTATCTGGATCTATATTTAAGAAGGGTGCTTCCCAAGGATATCGTAGATTCTAAAAACATAGTAATAGGAGCAGCTATAATACTTTTAGTATCCCTTGTAGTCTTAGGATCAGTTGCATTTAAAGTATCACTTATACCAGGTAGATATTACGCTATAATAAATCCATTCTTCCAATTTACAGTTCCAATAGATAAGACAGTAGCGGAATACATTCCACAATCTATCGCAGCTATGATTCAAGATTTTGGTATAGGTCTTTTCCTTTCAATTATTGGAATTTACTTTTTACTTACAAGAAAACAAGATATAGCTGGAATATGGTTAGTGGTTCTTGGAGCTGCAAGCATATATGGAACTTCAGAGCAGCCATATCTATTTAATTATACGATATACATAGTAGCAGGATTGGCAGGTGTAGCCGTTGCTGAACTTTTTTCCAGATTTATGGAAAGAAAAATAAGGATAGCGCCAATACTAATGCTGACCTTAATTGGAGTTGCCCTATTAGCTGATGCAGGTATAGCTGTAGAGGCATCATATGCACCTCAAGAATTAATTAATTCCTCAACATCGTACTTGACAACTAACTATGCTTGGATTTCTGCCCTTGATTGGATAAATCAAAACACTCCAAATAACGCATTTATATTAAGTTGGTGGGACTATGGGTATTGGATACACGTTATAGGAAATAGAACAGTTATAGACGAAAATAACACGCTGAACGATACCCAGATAAAATTAATGGCACAGATGTTCCTTAACAACGAGAGCTTTGCAGTTAACGTGCTAGAGAATGATTTTCATTTATATCCTTATGGAAATCCAAATTACACTAGACCAGTTTACATAGTAGCGTATGATGCTGTTACAGAGTATATAGTTAACAATCAATACCCTGTATGGTTTATAGGGTACCCCACTAACTTTCCAGGTACTTTTATCGGATATACAACTAGCCTAGGTGATATAGCAAAAGCTATTGGGGCAATGACTACAATAGCAGGATATAATACGAACAGTTATGTAAATACCACGTACATAAATGAGACAGCAAGTTATGCAGCACAGTACAATTCTCAATTGGCTTCAATCATAGCCAACTCATTACCCATGGCATGGACACCAAAGACTTATAATTCCTTGATAGGTAGTATGTTCATTGAGGCTATCCAGTCCTTAAATCAAGGACCTGTACAAGCACCATTCTCCATTAGTTTATCTCAATTACTTCAATCTTCTTCTACATCGTTATACAATCCTAATGCTCTCTTACCTAGAGTGAATCTAATGTACTTCAAACCAGTGTATATAGCATTATTCCCCTTATCTGCAACTAACGCGTTAGGAGGAGAGGCTGTAGTATACATTATGGTCTATATATATCAATTCGTTATGCCAAACGTTATAATTCCATCTACAATTTCAACAGCTTAA
- a CDS encoding ribosome biogenesis protein Nop10, with the protein MKSKIRRCNKDYTYTMRERCPTCGEKTLIPIPPRFSPVDKYVKYRIELKKGVKLSC; encoded by the coding sequence GTGAAATCCAAAATAAGAAGATGTAATAAAGACTATACTTATACAATGAGAGAAAGATGTCCTACTTGCGGTGAAAAGACTCTTATACCAATACCTCCTCGTTTTTCTCCAGTAGATAAATATGTAAAATATAGAATCGAATTAAAAAAGGGTGTAAAGTTAAGCTGTTGA
- a CDS encoding translation initiation factor IF-2 subunit alpha, giving the protein MIYNRNKFPSDGEVLVATVKQIFDYGSYVYLDEYSNLQAFLPWSEISSRWVKNIRDVLKEDRKIVVKVIRIDRKKGTVDVSLKKVTEDEKKKKMMLWKKTQRVDKILEIVSQKLGKKEDEAWRDIAFKLEEKYGNAFDSLLKAYKEGDKILKDAGVPDIWIKPLMEEIGKHIEEKKVKASDVISLRTIDPGGVEKIKKVIDTAVEKIDDLDVEVKIYTIGAPRYRIDVIGTDQKLVSNALQELINLIKEISQHENVTFSVVKK; this is encoded by the coding sequence ATGATATACAACAGAAACAAGTTCCCATCAGACGGAGAAGTTTTAGTTGCAACGGTAAAACAGATTTTTGATTATGGAAGTTATGTTTATTTAGATGAGTATTCTAATCTTCAAGCTTTTCTACCTTGGAGTGAGATAAGCAGTAGATGGGTAAAAAATATACGAGATGTATTAAAAGAAGATAGGAAAATAGTTGTAAAAGTAATAAGAATAGATAGGAAAAAAGGAACAGTGGACGTTTCTCTTAAAAAAGTTACAGAAGATGAAAAGAAGAAAAAGATGATGTTATGGAAGAAGACACAAAGGGTTGACAAGATATTGGAAATAGTTTCACAAAAATTAGGTAAAAAAGAAGACGAAGCATGGAGAGACATAGCCTTTAAATTAGAGGAGAAATACGGAAACGCTTTTGACAGTCTCCTGAAAGCGTATAAGGAAGGAGATAAGATACTTAAAGATGCAGGAGTTCCAGACATATGGATAAAACCACTGATGGAAGAGATAGGTAAACATATTGAAGAGAAAAAAGTGAAAGCCAGTGATGTAATATCGTTAAGGACTATTGATCCTGGTGGTGTTGAAAAAATTAAAAAAGTAATTGACACCGCAGTTGAAAAAATAGATGACCTTGATGTAGAAGTTAAAATATATACAATAGGTGCTCCCAGGTATAGGATTGATGTAATAGGTACAGATCAGAAGTTAGTATCAAATGCTTTACAGGAACTAATCAACTTGATTAAGGAGATAAGCCAGCATGAAAATGTAACGTTCTCGGTGGTTAAGAAGTGA
- a CDS encoding 30S ribosomal protein S27, with amino-acid sequence MKAKFKILIPEPKSKFIRVKCRQCNNEQVIFSNATFPVRCLSCGAQIVIPKGGKAKIEGDTVRILG; translated from the coding sequence ATGAAGGCAAAGTTTAAAATTCTTATACCGGAGCCAAAGAGCAAATTTATCAGAGTTAAATGTAGGCAATGCAACAATGAACAGGTGATATTCTCTAACGCCACATTTCCAGTAAGATGTTTATCATGTGGAGCTCAAATTGTAATTCCCAAGGGTGGTAAAGCAAAAATAGAGGGAGATACAGTAAGAATACTAGGTTAA
- a CDS encoding 50S ribosomal protein L44, protein MKVPKVIKTYCPKCKTHTEHSVSLYKGGKRRSLAEGQRRYERKNVGYGSKRKPEQKRFAKTTKKQTLVLKCQKCSYTIVKEGMRLKKLELVEVVK, encoded by the coding sequence ATGAAAGTTCCTAAAGTTATTAAGACCTATTGCCCTAAGTGTAAGACCCATACTGAGCACTCAGTCTCACTATACAAAGGTGGTAAAAGAAGGAGTTTAGCTGAAGGTCAGAGAAGATATGAGAGAAAGAATGTAGGTTACGGTAGCAAGAGAAAACCAGAGCAAAAAAGATTTGCAAAGACGACTAAGAAACAAACATTAGTCCTAAAATGCCAGAAATGTAGTTATACTATTGTAAAGGAAGGTATGAGGTTAAAGAAGTTAGAGCTAGTAGAGGTGGTCAAATGA
- a CDS encoding DNA primase yields the protein MQISISLQGQSKIIYQIFRSYYENAVLELPQDIELREFAYQPFNSDTYVRHLTFSSVDELKSFILSNVPLHLYFSAARYQIPSAKEMEQKGWLGSDLLFDLDADDICEINVRRFCDGMEILSETCDGEIREISEITVDCINRVFENALVLKDILVQDFGLKPRIFFSGNRGFHVRVDCYNEWANLESEDRREIAEYIMSPSPPYESNSESSPGWLGRFARGINGVKIDEQVTIDPKRLVRIPGSLNGKAGLKVVEIINDKFEYGEYLSPFDGIVAFQSNLSGKFNVLGHQIELRRGEVIKLSAKTGVYLALKGYGVIKAYVR from the coding sequence ATGCAGATTTCTATATCGCTCCAAGGTCAGAGTAAGATTATTTATCAGATTTTTAGAAGTTATTACGAGAATGCTGTATTGGAGTTACCACAAGATATAGAGCTTAGGGAATTCGCATATCAACCCTTCAATTCTGACACATATGTCAGGCATTTAACCTTTTCAAGTGTGGACGAGTTAAAAAGTTTCATTTTATCTAATGTTCCACTTCATTTGTATTTTTCAGCGGCAAGATACCAGATTCCGTCTGCCAAAGAAATGGAGCAGAAAGGCTGGTTAGGATCCGATCTACTATTTGATCTTGATGCTGATGATATATGCGAGATTAATGTAAGAAGATTTTGTGACGGAATGGAAATTTTATCTGAAACCTGTGATGGTGAGATTAGGGAGATAAGTGAAATTACAGTTGATTGTATCAATAGAGTTTTTGAAAACGCTCTAGTTTTAAAGGACATTTTGGTACAAGACTTTGGGCTTAAACCTAGGATCTTCTTCTCTGGAAACAGGGGGTTCCACGTTAGAGTAGATTGTTATAATGAATGGGCGAATCTGGAGTCAGAGGATAGAAGGGAGATAGCTGAATATATAATGTCTCCTTCTCCGCCTTATGAGTCAAATTCTGAATCAAGCCCTGGATGGTTAGGCAGATTTGCTAGAGGTATAAATGGAGTTAAGATAGACGAACAAGTCACTATAGATCCTAAAAGATTAGTGAGAATACCTGGCTCCCTGAACGGTAAAGCAGGTCTTAAAGTTGTTGAAATTATAAATGATAAGTTTGAATATGGCGAGTATCTATCTCCTTTTGATGGAATTGTGGCGTTTCAATCTAACCTTTCGGGAAAATTTAATGTATTAGGACATCAAATTGAATTGAGGAGAGGAGAAGTAATCAAACTATCAGCAAAAACTGGAGTGTATTTAGCACTTAAGGGCTATGGGGTGATAAAAGCATATGTTAGATGA
- a CDS encoding DNA polymerase: protein MKVKVVDALGFSYIFKTLSQYVSEATLLFGSDGFKVKGMDPSKVVYIDIFVPKDYFEEYNLENEMKIGVSLKDVNEVIKNVSKEDILYLELEKDKIMFTLDGEYLRTFSLPVLSPDEVETPSINLEFPFRANILTSTFGDLLDEFDQIGGDSIKFKAQNGELYLSVMGDMGESIVELSLENGGLLESTGTDAESLYGLEHVSNTTKMRRPSDTLEIAFGSQLPLKLRYNLPKGGYADFYIAPRSE from the coding sequence ATGAAAGTTAAAGTAGTAGACGCCTTAGGGTTTTCTTACATTTTTAAGACCTTATCGCAGTATGTGAGTGAGGCAACTCTTTTGTTTGGAAGTGACGGGTTCAAAGTTAAGGGAATGGATCCTTCTAAGGTTGTTTATATCGACATATTCGTGCCTAAAGATTACTTTGAGGAATATAATCTGGAAAACGAGATGAAAATTGGTGTGAGCTTGAAGGATGTTAATGAAGTAATAAAAAACGTATCTAAGGAGGACATATTATATTTAGAACTTGAAAAAGATAAGATTATGTTTACATTAGATGGTGAGTACCTAAGAACGTTTTCTTTACCTGTCTTATCTCCCGATGAGGTTGAAACTCCAAGTATAAATCTTGAATTTCCATTTAGAGCTAATATACTGACTTCCACCTTCGGTGATCTGTTGGACGAATTTGATCAAATAGGGGGTGACTCAATTAAGTTTAAAGCACAGAACGGAGAACTTTATCTTTCTGTGATGGGCGATATGGGAGAATCTATCGTGGAGCTTAGTTTAGAAAATGGTGGCTTGTTGGAAAGTACAGGAACTGATGCAGAGAGTTTGTATGGTCTTGAGCATGTTTCAAACACTACTAAGATGAGAAGACCTTCAGATACGTTAGAAATTGCATTTGGTTCACAATTACCATTAAAATTAAGATACAATCTTCCAAAAGGGGGTTATGCAGATTTCTATATCGCTCCAAGGTCAGAGTAA
- a CDS encoding GTPase (homodimeric GPN-loop GTPase) — protein MYFIFVLGTAGSGKTTLVKALQDYLLNNELDTAIINLDPAVEVLPYKPDIDAREYVDVYDVMNKYELGPNSSLVISVDLLLTKAKELKEDLNQLQANYVLVDTPGQIELFAYRDTGKILSSFISEGSKSVSVFLFDSYLSKDPKSFLSLFLLSSSIKFRIDMPQISVLSKVDLLSSDELERMRSWIEDGSIIDELGSIDEYSFELVKTIVENLESFPIPVSSTNFSGLDQLYAEVQKILAGGEDFETEEPNPRL, from the coding sequence ATGTACTTTATATTTGTACTAGGAACTGCAGGTTCAGGTAAGACCACTTTAGTTAAGGCTTTACAAGATTACCTGTTAAACAACGAGTTAGACACAGCAATAATTAACCTAGATCCAGCAGTGGAAGTATTGCCTTACAAACCAGATATTGATGCCAGAGAGTACGTTGATGTATATGATGTGATGAATAAGTATGAATTAGGTCCTAATTCCTCATTAGTGATTTCCGTAGATTTACTCTTAACTAAAGCTAAAGAGCTCAAAGAAGATCTAAATCAGCTTCAAGCCAATTACGTTTTAGTTGATACTCCTGGTCAAATAGAACTTTTTGCATATAGGGACACAGGTAAAATATTATCATCGTTTATAAGCGAAGGAAGTAAATCAGTATCAGTTTTCCTATTCGACTCATATTTAAGCAAAGACCCTAAGAGCTTTCTATCTTTGTTTCTATTATCTAGTTCCATAAAGTTCAGAATTGATATGCCGCAGATATCAGTATTATCTAAGGTAGACCTCCTTAGTAGTGATGAATTAGAAAGGATGAGGAGTTGGATTGAAGATGGCTCTATAATAGATGAATTAGGTTCCATTGACGAGTATTCTTTTGAGCTTGTGAAGACTATCGTGGAGAACTTAGAGAGTTTTCCTATTCCTGTATCTTCAACTAATTTCAGTGGCTTAGACCAATTATATGCTGAAGTTCAAAAGATCTTAGCAGGGGGAGAGGATTTTGAAACAGAGGAACCGAACCCTAGGCTTTAA